The genomic stretch ATTTCCTCCTCTTTTTTTTCCTATTAATTGGGCAACTTTTTGCATTTTTACTAATAATTTATGTTCAGCAATATCTTGGGGATTCATTAATATTTTTTCAACTTCTTCATAACTAAAAGCATTTTTATTGGTAAAAATTGTTTCTTTGATACGAAAAGAATTAACATTTCCACTACTATCTATTTGAAAAAAAATTGTCAACGCTAATCTTCTTTCTTCCTCTTCCAATGATCCTAAATTAGTACTAATATGACTAGGTAACATAGGAGTGGGTGGACTCGTGTGATATAAGGTGATAACTCTTAATAACGCTTCTTCATCAATAGATGAATTTTTGGGGGTTATGGTGGAAACATCGGTAATACTGACTTGTAGCTCAAAATTCCCATTATTCAATTCTACCAACCAAATACCATCATCTCGATCGACAGTAGTGTCATCATCGATAGTAATACCAAAAACAGGCAAACGATTACTGTAATAATCTGCTAGGTTGATAGCGGATGCTTGTTTGATTTGTGCAGAGGCGAATTTTCTCGGTTTAATCATAGGGAATAGCAAAATGTAGAATTTAGAATGGAAAATTGAAAATTTCCAAGAGCGAATGGTATTCGTCAAGTAATAAGAAATTAACAACTATTCACTATTCATTGTTTATTGTACTTAATTATCATGAATGAAGAAATATTTATTAACAATAAATCCCAAAAATCTTTATTAATTCCAATTTTAATTGGCATTTTTTGTGGTGTTTTGTTAGGTGGGTTTTTACCTATTTGGGGTAAAGGAATTTATTTTTTAGGAGAATTATTTATAAATGCTTTACTTATGTTAGTAATTCCGTTAGTTATAACTTCAATAATTACCGTGTAACTGGTTTAGAAGATTTAAGACTATTAAAAAGTGTGAGTTTTAAAACTCTTAGCTTATATATAATAATGACAGAAATAGTGGTTATTTTACCTTTAATTTTGGTAAGTGTGATTCAACCGAGGGTATTTATACAGAATAAGAAAAGGTTTTATTAAGGGGGAACAATTATAAAAAAATGTCGAATATTCTATTATCAATAATCAAGTTAATATTAGCAATGATAGTTTTAGAAAATCCTTTGACGATCGATATTTACTTGTTTCATTTTCTCTCTAATCTTCGGTGCTATTTTCTACTTTAGATCGGGGTATCATTGTTATGAATTTTTTTGAGGTTTTAAACACTGCTGTTTTGAAAATGGTAGAAAGCCTTGAGAATCATGAGGAATGAGCAATACGCAATTTAGTCGCTAAGAGAGACTTTTGCTATAAGCCCTGAAATTTATTTCAAAGTGGGTTATAGATTAACTGCTAACTCCTAACTTCATCAGAATATTGAGCAATCCCTATTTATTTTGAAAATAAGCCTCTAAAACTTGTCGGACGATCGGCCCTGCCGTTGAACCTCCTCCTCCTCCAGAATGCTCCACAAAAGCTACTACAACGATCTCAGGTTTATCATAGGGGGCATATCCCCCAAACCAAGCATGAGATTTTCCTGGTGGTGCTTCAGCTGTACCACTTTTTCCAGCAACTGCAACTCCTGATAATGCGACTTTCCCCCCTGTACCTCTCGTTATAACGGCTCGTAATCCTTCCCGTAAAGTATTGACGGTTTGAGGTTTTAAATTGAGGGATTCTCGTTTTTTTAAATAGGTAGCTTTATCTTGATAAAGATGGGGAATCACTTTATAACCACCATTAGCTGGTACTGCAAACATTACTGCTACTTGTAAGGGAGTCGCTAGGGTAAATCCTTGTCCGATCGACATATTAACTGTATCACCTACTGTCCAATCCCAGTTAAATCGCTTCTGTTTCCATTCTTGATCTGCGATTAATCCCCCGCTTTCTTCGGGAATTTCAATGCCTGTCTTACTACCAAAACCGTAGTTTCTTGACCATTTTATCAAGGTTTCTCCACCGACTCCATTGCCGATTTGACCAAAAAAAGTGTTACTACTCCATGCTAAAGCACTTACAAATCCCATAGGGCCAAAACCCGATCGATTCCATTCCCCAAAAGCAGTACCGCCCACTCTTAGATAGGCATAAGTTGGTAATACGGTGCTAGGAGAATATTTCCCAGACTCCATCCCGGCTGTGGCTGTGACGATTTTAAAGGTAGAAGCTGGAGGAAATCCTACTAAGGCTCGATTAATAAACGGGTTGCCTTTTCCTTGTACTTCTTGCCAGATTTGTTCAGTAATTCTGCCTGAAAAAATATTCGGATCAAAAGCAGGATAACTTACCATAGATAATACTGCACCATCTCTGGGATCAAGAGCAACTACAGCACCTTTACGATCGCCGAGGGCTTTTTCTGCGACTTTTTGTAATTCTAAATCAAGGGTTAAAGTAACATCATTTCCTGCCTTAGCTTCTTTAATACCTAGTTTACGGATCACTTTTCCAGAGCCATCTCTTTCCATCAGTATCCCCCCCCATTCTCCCCGCAATTCTGACTCAAAACCGGCCTCTGCTCCCATTTTTCCAATCACATCCCCCATGCGATAACCTTCATTTTGTCTCGCTTTCAATTCCTCGCCGTTAATTTCTCTGGTATAGCCTAAAATATGAGAGCCAACTTTTCCTTGGGGATAATATCGAACAGTATCGGTATCGACTTCTACTTCCGAAAGGATGTCTCGATTTTCTTCAATAGCGGTGATTTGTTGGGGTGTTAAATTCCGAGCAATGCGTACTAATGTAGGAGAATCATAACCTTCTTTTTCTAAAAGTTCTTGTAGTTTGTCTTCGGGGATATTGAGGATATTGGCTAACATTGTTCTTATTTGAAGCCAATTTTCTTTTTTTTGTACTACTGGCCATAAATAGGCGGAATGAGATAGTTTGGTTGCGCCTAATATTCTTCCTTTTCGATCGAATAAATTACCTCTTACGGGGGGTTTAGGAATGATTTTAGTGCGATTACTATCAGCTTTGAGAGAATACTTGTCACCTTCAACAATTTGTAGGTATCCTAGACGAAGACCAATAGCACCAAATAAAAAAAGACTAATTACCACCATAATAAATATAGGTTGATCTTTTTGTCCTACCGTTAACCAAACTTTTTTCGGTTCATAAACTTTCGTCGTGGTTTTTCTTATCGGTTTTTTGACTAAATTTGCTAATCCCATGTAATTGTTATTTATTGCGTAATTATTTCTATTATGATCCAAAATAGCTTATCGTCTCTACTCCTCGAACTCGAATCTCATTGTAACTCTACGGCGATCGTCACTTTTCTCGACAGTGATGGGGAAGTATTTGTGGTTGACTTAATTCGCAAAAACAATCAAGTCAATTATGGTTATCAAAAAGGTATCAAAGAAAAGTTTATGTTACGTTTAATGCGAGGAGTTCAAACTCAAGCATCAATTATTTTACGTTCTTTTACCGATGAAATAGATCAATATACAAATTTACCGATTAAAGAGTTACGGGGTTATATACTCAGAAAAAACAGCGATCGTATAGAATTTAATAAAATCTCTCCCAAAATGATGTTTGCTTGTCATAATACCGATGCCCAAACAGGTGAACCTAGACCGTTAGAACAATCTGTACGCTATTGTTAGTTGTATAATGAGGCCGTCCTTTTAGGACGGAAGTTTAGATGTAACTTTTTATAGGAAAATTATGAGATGGAAGCTAAAATATCTTGAGCATGGGTAGAAGTATTAACATTAGCGTCAACATGAGTGATAACTCCTTCCCCATTGATGATATAAGTAACTCGTTTAGGGTAACCGCCACCATCAACATCGTAGGCTTTAGTAATACTTCGATCGGTATCAGCTAAAAGTTGAAAGGGTAAACCATATTTTTCTTTAAACATTGTATGGGAAGCCTCATCATCATTACTAACTCCCAAAACGACTATGTCCTTATCCTGATATTCTTGATAGTTGTCACGGAAACTTTGAGCTTCTTTTGTACAACCTGGAGTATCATCTTTGGGATAAAAATATAAAATTACTACTTTACCGACAAAATCTGATAAAGAGACTGTGTTACCTTGATCATTTGTTGTGGTGAATACCGGTGCTTTAGTACCAACGGTGAGTGCCATATATAAATTTCCTACAATTAAATAAAATGCTTTCCTCACTCAACTTTACAATACTTAAAGAAAGATGAAAATACCTTTACCAAAAAACTTTGAACCTCAACAGCCCTTAAAGATTTCTGATTATCAAGATATGATGGTGACACTTTTTTGTCCACAAATACACCCCTGTCAATTTAACCTAGAGAAATTAAAAGAAACAAAAACAATTCCCTTCGATTGGCAATTAAGTAAACCTATCTTAAAAAAACCCAATTTATTACAACTTATTTTTGACAAAGGAATAACCATCAATATTGAGATTCATAAAATTTCTTTCTTCTCTAAAATAAATCAAAATATTCAATATCTATCAGAAGTTGTTAAAAATTTTCTGATCAAATTTATTAATTATAATTGGCAAAAGTTACAATTAAGTTTAAGACGTTTTATTTCTTTACCCGGCAACTCTGAAAATGGAGCTAAATTTATCCAAGAAACTTTATTAAAAAACTCTAATCAATGGAATGTTTTAGGACATAAACTTATCAAAGCACAAATAAATTTGTGTTATAATCTAATTAAAAGTAACTTAATTATTCAAATAAATGACCTAAAAATTAATAATAAAAATAAACAAAAATTTAAAAATGGGCTCTTATTTAGGGGAATATTTAGCTATAACTTAGCTCAAAAAGGAAATATCGAAAAAATTAATTATTTGATTTCGATCGTAACTAATTATCAAAATAATATTAAAGTTTTTAACCAGATTATTAATGAACAAATTTTAACCTAGAAATTCTGAATTTAGAATTTAGAATTAATGAAGATTTAATAAATAATACATTAACAAAAAAGTACCCAATTTTGACCTTATTTTCTGAAGAATCACATTGTTTACACATGTATTATAAAGCCTTGAAACTTCATTTTTTTATTATTTAACCTAAAACCTAACACCTACAACCTAATACCTTCTCTCATCAAAATACTTTTTTTTTCAGCAACCCCTATCATACACTAATCATTATTTGCGATCTGATGACAAGTTCGAGAAGTTTTAGGGGGGATAGGTAAATTAAAACGAGAATGGAAATCTTTTTGTACTTTATAACTGAGACGGGGAGAAACTTGTTTAACAATTTGACTTAAAAGTCGATCGCCCGTATCCTGAAGAAGAGACAGAGGTAATTTATAGATAAAACGAGGAAATCTGACTTTAACTTGTAAATTTAACTGCCAGTTAACTTTGGTAATTTCAGAGGGAGTTTGTTGTTTCTGTTTATTATAAACTTCAATGATACCTTTACTAGCAGAAGGAAAGGGAATAGATTCTATATACATTTTAGAATGATAATCTACTTCATAACCTTCGTGACTAAATTCTGGATTAGGTACAGAATACATATAATAAAAGTTAGCTTGAGGAGGTTCTAATATTACCGTCATTTGCGGTTCAACATTGTAACCAAAAGCACCATAACAACCAATAATTAAAGTATAGCCATTTTCTCCAAAAGGTTCTGCTTTCATTGGCATTGCACAACGAACAAACCATCCTTGATGATCATTAAGATAATTCGCCACCGTATCAAGGTCACTATACATTTCCATGATACCACCAAAGTGAGTTTGAAAAACCACTGGATCTTGAGAAGATATTTCTAATTCTGATTCCGTGATAGGGTTATTCCTTAACGTTTCTTCTTTGGAGGGAATATTTGAATCTGTCATAAAAAATGATTTAGAGTTTGAGGTTTACCCTTTACAGTTATTCAACAATAATTTTATTCTAAAGGTAGATTGAGTTGATCAATCAATAAATCAAAAAATATCTCGTCAAGGAGATTCTCCTGTCATCAAAAAGATTAAATTTCTGAATTTATAGCAGTTTTTCAATGGATAAACCATACTTTTTATGGAGGCAGTAATTACCTTATCGATTTTTTCTTCATGTCTGCGATAATTGAAAAACCAAATATCTCTTTTATTCATTAATATATCTTAATTAGGAATTAACTAACGATTAGTTCAATAATTCCTCATTCCTCATTCTCAACTTGTAATTATCCATGAGTCTTTCTTTTCGTCAACGGTTTAATATTTCTCGATTTGCGATTCATCATCCTTGGTTAACGATTAATTTTTGGATAGCAGTTAGTGTTGCAGGGTTATTAGCTTTTTCTTCTCTTAAATATACTTTATTTCCTGATGTCACTTTCCCTGTTATTATTATTCGCGCTTCGGGTAATTTTGAAACTGTGGTAGAAACAGAAACGAATTTGACAAGTCCGATCGAGAACTCTATAATTACTCTTGATTCGATCGAAAGTGTAGCATCTTCAACTTTTCCTAACGAAACTGTCATTACTTCTCTTTTTTTTGCTGGAGATACCCTTGATAACGCCCAAAAAACTATTGAAAAAGCCATTAAAACTGTTAAGTTACCAACATACAGCAAACTGGAGATAATCCCTTATAACTTAAATGAATCATCTGCCATTAGTTATGTCTTGACTAGCGAGACAAAAACGATTGAAGACATCGCAGAAGTGGTAAAAACAAAAATTATTCCGCCCTTAGAATCTCTTGATGGTATTCTCAAAGTTAATGTTTTAGGATTGGAATCCCCTGTAAATAAAGATATATCCCCGTCATTAATTCGTTTTAATGGTAAAGAAGGCTTAGGTATCCAAATTGTCAAACGAGGAGACGGCAATACCTTAGAGGTAGTCAAAGCAGTGGAAACCACAATGACAAAACTTCTTCCCTCCTTAGCAGATATGGATATTAAAGCGAATATTGCTCAAACGGAAGCCACTTATATCCAAGAAGCAACTCAATCCACGATCGATACTTTAATATTAGCTATTATTTTAGCGGTATTGATTATATTTCCTTTTCTGGCAAACTTTAAAGCTACTTTTATTACTGCCTTGGCTATTCCTATATCTTTATTTGGTACATTTATTGTCATGGCTATCGGAAATTTTAACTTAGAAACCATCACTTTATTAGCCTTAGCCTTAGTAATTGGTATTGTGGTAGATGATGCCATCGTCGATGTGGAAAATATTATGCGTCATATTGAAGAAG from Geminocystis sp. NIES-3709 encodes the following:
- a CDS encoding peroxiredoxin, encoding MALTVGTKAPVFTTTNDQGNTVSLSDFVGKVVILYFYPKDDTPGCTKEAQSFRDNYQEYQDKDIVVLGVSNDDEASHTMFKEKYGLPFQLLADTDRSITKAYDVDGGGYPKRVTYIINGEGVITHVDANVNTSTHAQDILASIS
- the mrdA gene encoding penicillin-binding protein 2: MNNNYMGLANLVKKPIRKTTTKVYEPKKVWLTVGQKDQPIFIMVVISLFLFGAIGLRLGYLQIVEGDKYSLKADSNRTKIIPKPPVRGNLFDRKGRILGATKLSHSAYLWPVVQKKENWLQIRTMLANILNIPEDKLQELLEKEGYDSPTLVRIARNLTPQQITAIEENRDILSEVEVDTDTVRYYPQGKVGSHILGYTREINGEELKARQNEGYRMGDVIGKMGAEAGFESELRGEWGGILMERDGSGKVIRKLGIKEAKAGNDVTLTLDLELQKVAEKALGDRKGAVVALDPRDGAVLSMVSYPAFDPNIFSGRITEQIWQEVQGKGNPFINRALVGFPPASTFKIVTATAGMESGKYSPSTVLPTYAYLRVGGTAFGEWNRSGFGPMGFVSALAWSSNTFFGQIGNGVGGETLIKWSRNYGFGSKTGIEIPEESGGLIADQEWKQKRFNWDWTVGDTVNMSIGQGFTLATPLQVAVMFAVPANGGYKVIPHLYQDKATYLKKRESLNLKPQTVNTLREGLRAVITRGTGGKVALSGVAVAGKSGTAEAPPGKSHAWFGGYAPYDKPEIVVVAFVEHSGGGGGSTAGPIVRQVLEAYFQNK
- a CDS encoding DUF1997 domain-containing protein codes for the protein MTDSNIPSKEETLRNNPITESELEISSQDPVVFQTHFGGIMEMYSDLDTVANYLNDHQGWFVRCAMPMKAEPFGENGYTLIIGCYGAFGYNVEPQMTVILEPPQANFYYMYSVPNPEFSHEGYEVDYHSKMYIESIPFPSASKGIIEVYNKQKQQTPSEITKVNWQLNLQVKVRFPRFIYKLPLSLLQDTGDRLLSQIVKQVSPRLSYKVQKDFHSRFNLPIPPKTSRTCHQIANND
- a CDS encoding cation:dicarboxylate symporter family transporter, which codes for MNEEIFINNKSQKSLLIPILIGIFCGVLLGGFLPIWGKGIYFLGELFINALLMLVIPLVITSIITV